In Trichoderma asperellum chromosome 1, complete sequence, a single window of DNA contains:
- a CDS encoding uncharacterized protein (EggNog:ENOG41~BUSCO:EOG092D0ZNF) codes for MNKLANMRHWSERMSPNFGMGRPSVPMNNLNQHSKSVSQPGLPLTSPAADATIHYSFNIPFASDLAGPNTEDILHATTDAVLRWTHPEDAPDDVDIFELPAHAQNLANLRRLCRDLSSGPLPIEAQVLVSAPKNGKSQQITTVCLTGSPELVNKSRETILNEIPISMRCITIDIDGNLVCDLSAGVLKKPVLDNLDYISKYCGVDIFLLGPKLTPMVDGMLGDSEMRMDQRWRVAIYGDILSSEHAKARVLVQIDTLLGRMVDGLKIESSLHQLVCGRHRKNIKLIESSTGTAIYFPPLFSQMYRYCPPNANRREPADVYITGDSHQALELAKQKLLETVSRIRLFVKDVNIPAAKLDNILLGRLDKVRKILEANGTYIMLPQLACQRTAVRVHGSEGLPVERTVRELMSLAGQFYGAGWYLQQPENRTLPAPHEIHSMLADICANSDAEVSFDKASFTVTGADDSVKSALAAISELKFATIAPYQIRVKIELANEHKEFVSGKKNGKINKIMGQSNVQIIFDGFNEYNFNIDVMAATYESMKQGLTLVEQEMPASISFHVPDQYHKRIIGIGGQHIQRIMKKHSVFVKFSNAMDRGGMGREDDDIKVDNVICRTPARNAQNLDAVKNEILEMVDRADSEYTSQIVSVDRLYHRELIARLSEIDELEQKYNCKINFPSTEQASDEVTVTGPQWQVPHCVDEFLGMVPDRHELVLARSAKLVKFLESPEFAHDLVPKLKSQYEVEVTVHQNPDETTEDGSPTATLLWGFTRNNAGGLRDAIDFLLAQFATAGVEADIVKGSIPRPKSDSFEDTLQYFDSKLLQHAPASAASDSPIKNAFNADIARERSSILDRLRRPGSMTSISSFLDRRKNSSHSAAGSFFKGSANVSKSSLISIESTRSFNADRNPWNDSGVNLADDENPWARPMSNHHFESKLTIPLPKDAITPRHTTRASGDSGRPSTSHSMNSGYPAPIGPFR; via the exons GTCTCCCAGCCCGGCCTGCCTCTCACTTCTCCCGCCGCCGACGCTACGATACACTACTCGTTCAACATCCCGTTTGCCTCTGATCTGGCTGGTCCCAACACCGAAGACATTCTGCACGCTACCACCGATGCCGTTTTGAGATGGACGCACCCAGAGGACGCACCGGACGATGTCGACATCTTTGAGCTCCCTGCCCATGCCCAAAACCTGGCAAACCTGCGCAGGCTCTGCAGGGATTTGTCCAGCGGGCCTCTGCCCATCGAAGCTCAAGTCCTCGTCTCAGCCCCCAAGAATGGCAAGAGCCAGCAGATTACCACTGTCTGTCTGACGGGATCCCCGGAGCTCGTCAACAAGAGCCGGGAGACCATTTTGAACGAGATCCCCATCTCCATG CGATGTATCACAATTGATATCGATGGAAACTTGGTCTGTGACCTGAGCGCTGGCGTACTCAAAAAGCCCGTCCTGGACAATCTGGATTACATTTCTAAATACTGCGGTGTCGACATCTTTCTGTTGGGGCCTAAATTGACCCCAATGGTCGATGGAATGCTGGGTGATTCCGAGATGCGAATGGATCAACGCTGGAGAGTTGCAATCTACGGCGATATCTTGTCGTCCGAGCACGCCAAGGCCCGAGTGCTTGTTCAAATCGATACTTTG CTTGGCCGAATGGTGGATGGTTTGAAAATTGAATCGTCCCTTCACCAGCTTGTCTGTGGACGACATCGCAAGAATATCAAGCTCATCGAGTCTTCAACCGGAACTGCCATCTatttccctcctctcttctcgcaaATGTATCGCTACTGCCCACCCAATGCGAATCGGCGTGAGCCTGCAGACGTCTACATCACAGGAGACTCCCATCAGGCCCTTGAGCTGGCCAAGCAGAAGCTTCTTGAGACAGTTTCTCGCATTCGGCTCTTTGTCAAGGATGTAAATATTCCTGCTGCCAAACTCGACAACATCCTTCTAGGCCGCCTGGATAAGGTCCGCAAGATTCTCGAGGCCAATGGAACGTACATTATGCTTCCTCAGTTGGCATGCCAGCGCACAGCCGTCCGAGTTCACGGAAGTGAGGGCCTGCCCGTTGAACGCACCGTCCGGGAGCTCATGTCACTGGCTGGCCAGTTTTATGGCGCCGGATGGTACCTTCAACAGCCTGAAAACAGGACTCTTCCCGCCCCCCACGAAATTCACTCCATGCTCGCGGATATCTGCGCCAACTCTGATGCGGAGGTGTCCTTTGATAAGGCATCCTTTACCGTCACCGGCGCCGATGACTCTGTCAAGTCTGCCCTGGCCGCCATCTCGGAGTTGAAATTTGCAACCATCGCTCCCTATCAAATTCGTGTTAAGATTGAGCTTGCAAATGAGCACAAGGAGTTTGTGAGTGGTAAGAAGAACGGCAAGATCAACAAAATTATGGGACAAA gcAATGTGCAGATCATTTTTGACGGCTTTAACGAATACAACTTCAATATCGACGTCATGGCTGCTACTTATGAATCCATGAAGCAAGGTCTAACCCTGGTTGAGCAGGAGATGCCGGCATCTATCTCTTTCCATGTGCCGGATCAGTACCACAAGCGCATCATTGGCATCGGCGGCCAGCACATTCAACGTATCATGAAGAAGCATTCCGTCTTTGTCAAGTTTTCAAACGCCATGGACAGAG GTGGCATGGGACGTGAGGATGACGACATCAAAGTTGACAATGTCATTTGCCGCACGCCGGCTCGCAACGCCCAAAACCTGGACGCTGTCAAGAACGAGATTCTTGAAATGGTTGACCGAGCT GACTCCGAGTATACTTCTCAGATTGTTAGCGTTGATCGATTGTACCACCGCGAACTGATTGCTCGTCTCTCAGAAATTGACGAGCTTGAGCAAAAGTACAACTGCAAGATCAACTTTCCTAGCACTGAGCAGGCGAGTGACGAAGTCACTGTTACTGGCCCCCAGTGGCAGGTGCCTCATTGCGTTGATGAGTTTCTCGGCATGGTCCCCGATAGGCATGAATTGGTGCTTGCTCGTAGCGCCAAGCTGGTCAAGTTCCTGGAGTCTCCTGAGTTTGCGCATGATCTTGTCCCCAAGTTGAAGAGTCAGTATGAGGTGGAAGTTACTGTTCATCAGAACCCTGACGAGACCACCGAGGATGGCTCCCCCACTGCTACTCTCCTCTGGGGCTTCACGCGCAACAACGCAGGAGGTCTCCGAGACGCAATCGACTTTTTGCTCGCCCAGTTTGCTACTGCGGGCGTCGAGGCTGATATCGTCAAGGGCTCCATCCCGCGTCCCAAGTCCGATTCGTTTGAAGATACGCTTCAGTATTTCGATTCtaagcttcttcagcacGCACCCGCTTCGGCAGCCAGCGACTCTCCCATCAAGAATGCCTTCAATGCAGACATTGCTCGAGAACGCAGCAGCATTCTTGATCGCCTCAGGCGCCCGGGGAGCATGACGtccatctcttctttcttggaCCGCAGAAAGAACAGCTCACACTCGGCCGccggcagcttcttcaagggCTCTGCCAACGTCTCCAAGTCGTCGCTCATCTCGATCGAGTCAACGCGCAGCTTCAACGCCGATCGAAACCCTTGGAACGACAGTGGTGTCAACCtggctgatgatgagaacCCCTGGGCTCGTCCTATGAGCAACCACCACTTCGAGAGCAAGTTAACCATCCCCCTTCCCAAAGACGCCATCACTCCACGCCACACTACCCGTGCGTCCGGTGATAGCGGGCGACCTTCTACTTCACACTCTATGAATTCAGGATACCCCGCCCCCATTGGGCCTTTCCGTTAG